From a single Actinomyces viscosus genomic region:
- a CDS encoding DUF5719 family protein, which yields MTQPRDDDATSRQDQADGEVSTDEAGQETAPQAHRRRDGDGVEAESAGATAGNGDEPTDSADATSSTNSVDSEDAEDVADVEDSADDSDSDSDNAVSGGPEADAASRRRHSDSRRRRRTVGQSIVRGVGILTSVVLAGAVGGVTWWGHAAPTTPTPQLEALSLAAPGAATNYVCPHAPTNTLRGTDVGAMESTTTIIPVDGTDAIQSATYAGQTVPTDATTSLSTAQGGILTLTPTDGQVANAVGSVTTLTQSGDLRGLTTAPCTQPSAMSWIVGGSIVAGSSAELRLTNPGATPATAKVNLYGSIGRLPLPSNGEVTVPAGGSSSLTLETKGSQDPRIAVSIEADGGSVVPTLVTESLDGETPAGTDVITPGAAPATDLVVPGVEIVEPASQGEVPDATTGADSSDTPAVRIVNPGQSPATVSVTMLGKDGARPLAGAQSVSIDAGSVFDISLAGVPAGTYGVQVSSSAPVGAAVRMVRSGGEYPERSQALVHDQAWAQASLPGAADSGLLAVPRVASLTSAVTVANSGAATSVTVSSLDGSWSQDVAVAKGSAVVVEVPPEVAAVRLSAAGREISTGQSRTSSGLAAATIVTAQAGGDLAGTLISTVPTQPDAAAQAQRRILLG from the coding sequence ATGACTCAGCCCCGCGACGACGACGCCACCAGCCGGCAGGACCAGGCCGATGGTGAGGTCTCCACGGATGAGGCCGGTCAGGAGACCGCCCCACAGGCCCACCGGCGCCGGGACGGCGATGGCGTCGAGGCCGAGTCTGCGGGCGCCACGGCGGGCAACGGCGATGAGCCGACCGACTCGGCCGACGCCACGAGCTCCACCAACTCGGTCGACTCTGAGGATGCTGAGGACGTTGCCGACGTTGAGGACTCGGCTGACGACAGTGACTCCGACTCTGATAATGCGGTCTCGGGCGGGCCGGAGGCGGACGCAGCCTCCAGGAGGCGTCACAGCGATTCCAGACGGCGCCGCCGCACCGTGGGGCAGTCGATCGTCCGCGGTGTCGGCATCCTGACCTCCGTCGTGCTCGCTGGTGCCGTCGGAGGAGTCACCTGGTGGGGGCACGCCGCCCCGACCACGCCGACCCCGCAGCTGGAGGCCCTGAGCCTGGCCGCGCCCGGAGCCGCCACCAACTACGTGTGCCCTCACGCACCCACGAACACGCTGCGGGGCACCGACGTCGGCGCGATGGAGTCCACCACCACCATCATCCCCGTCGACGGGACCGATGCGATCCAGTCCGCCACCTACGCCGGCCAGACCGTCCCCACCGATGCCACCACCTCCCTGAGCACCGCGCAGGGCGGCATCCTCACCCTCACTCCCACCGACGGCCAGGTCGCCAACGCCGTCGGCTCGGTGACCACCCTGACCCAGAGCGGAGACCTGCGGGGGCTCACGACCGCCCCCTGCACCCAGCCGTCGGCCATGTCCTGGATCGTGGGCGGCTCCATCGTGGCCGGCTCATCCGCCGAGCTGCGCCTGACCAACCCCGGTGCCACCCCGGCCACCGCGAAGGTGAACCTCTACGGCTCGATCGGTCGTCTGCCCCTGCCCAGCAACGGTGAGGTCACCGTTCCCGCGGGCGGCTCCTCCTCGCTGACCCTGGAGACGAAGGGGAGTCAGGACCCGCGCATCGCCGTGTCCATCGAGGCCGACGGCGGGTCCGTGGTGCCCACCCTCGTCACCGAGTCCCTCGACGGGGAGACTCCCGCCGGCACTGACGTCATCACCCCGGGGGCCGCCCCGGCCACCGACCTCGTGGTCCCGGGGGTGGAGATCGTCGAGCCCGCCTCCCAGGGGGAGGTCCCCGACGCCACGACCGGCGCCGACTCCTCCGACACCCCGGCCGTGCGCATCGTCAACCCCGGGCAGTCCCCGGCGACCGTGTCGGTGACCATGCTCGGCAAGGACGGGGCCCGGCCGCTGGCCGGGGCGCAGTCGGTGTCCATTGACGCCGGTTCCGTCTTCGACATCTCGCTGGCCGGTGTTCCCGCGGGTACCTACGGTGTTCAGGTCAGCTCGAGCGCGCCGGTGGGAGCCGCGGTTCGCATGGTGCGAAGCGGCGGCGAGTACCCCGAGCGCTCCCAGGCCCTCGTCCACGACCAGGCCTGGGCGCAGGCCTCTCTTCCGGGCGCCGCCGACTCCGGCCTGCTGGCCGTGCCGCGCGTGGCCTCCCTGACCTCCGCAGTCACCGTGGCCAACAGCGGTGCTGCCACCTCCGTCACCGTGTCCTCCCTTGACGGCTCCTGGAGCCAGGACGTCGCCGTTGCCAAGGGCAGCGCCGTCGTCGTCGAGGTACCACCCGAGGTTGCCGCCGTCCGCCTGAGCGCGGCCGGGCGGGAGATCTCCACGGGGCAGTCGCGCACGTCCAGCGGACTGGCCGCCGCCACGATCGTGACGGCGCAGGCCGGGGGAGACCTGGCCGGGACACTCATCTCCACGGTGCCCACGCAGCCCGACGCCGCCGCTCAGGCGCAGCGCCGCATCCTGCTGGGCTGA
- a CDS encoding DUF3499 domain-containing protein, which produces MRRVRHCRKPGCERPAVATLTSVYADSTIVLGPLATEAQPEAYDLCEKHVSSFTAPRGWQIIRLATEFEPAPPSEDDLLALADAVREASRAPRPVAAPAEHRPRPGGIMPASLTAPLPPPPEVAEDEILRRGHLRVLRGQKDDA; this is translated from the coding sequence GTGAGAAGAGTCCGACACTGCCGCAAGCCCGGCTGCGAGCGCCCCGCCGTGGCCACCCTGACTTCCGTCTACGCGGACTCCACCATCGTGCTGGGACCACTGGCCACCGAGGCCCAGCCCGAGGCCTACGACCTGTGCGAGAAGCACGTCTCCTCCTTCACCGCGCCCCGTGGCTGGCAGATCATCCGCCTGGCCACCGAGTTCGAGCCGGCGCCTCCCAGCGAGGACGACCTCCTGGCCCTGGCCGACGCCGTCCGTGAGGCCTCCCGCGCCCCGCGCCCCGTCGCCGCGCCGGCCGAGCACCGCCCCCGCCCCGGCGGGATCATGCCGGCCTCCCTGACCGCCCCGCTGCCGCCCCCGCCGGAGGTCGCCGAGGACGAGATCCTGCGGCGCGGCCACCTGCGGGTCCTGCGCGGGCAGAAGGACGACGCATGA
- a CDS encoding glycosyltransferase, translated as MTRTGSAQGASRVGALAVVVSAGASPFLAQTLTAIASQTCAPDVVLVVDVASRANGLGDGTPIEELVESSGLDTVTAVRVVRVKEAKSFGDAVARGLAAYAELVAAGNRRRRSAGAVDGADDSGADAASSGSRTSVRDLLLTGSGPITGPTGALSPITSYEQQLVAPTEAAPDASEHQVWFWLLHDDSAPAPDCLEQLLTAATNARSVGIVGPKQVGWDNPELLLEVGLRATASARRANDIVPGEVDQGQHDDRSDVLAVGTAGALIDRSVWEEIGGIAPWLGPFGDGLELSRAARLAGYRVVVEPTAVIRHRRASYQGLRRPAHVSHSSRPEARTDAEAIEVRLPEPDPERSFRARRSAQLTNWAAFSSRPIGLLLPWFVILGAMRAVWRLASKAPALARDELGAALAVAGRGRRIKAARRRLARHTKVPASALGRLYATPAEIRGVRRDRTRQERERRARAAAPSELELRELAALARSRRRTLGALMVLVLALSTYGLSRLLLTRSVSGGALPLFSGGWRQMWDTAWATWISTADGYPGGITPLLAILAGPAVLGRLVGLGTGSLISGLVFLAVPLAALGAWFAAGTMTRKVALRAWAALVWALAPSLLLALGQGRLGALLVHLVLPWALLALTRAVGADRRDLVLSGLVGAHLLTDEERAELDRFSTERVTDLAHLDEEAQAAASPEDSADDETEHSGEAGDGEDSAGDGENRKSGEKAEDTDAMAATSTASATSAVQDGPGGDRGEDDEETGRAASALATAREVLESLNAPDPAAPEAQVDLPQTEKYGYGSATAAAVAGLLLSVVVAAVPATAAVLTVIILLLSVTTRRGFKLVLTLVPMLVTAAPAWWGAWRLGERDGWAEGVRLLLTDIGLPVSVPTPSSLDLLAGSPVAMDAIVPSGALSVLVRGLLLLVPVLGVVGLFVSRRVRVARTGILLALGGLVLAGISVRTSTGLGSDVTGSGLAPVNGWAGAGASLALSGFLAAALPAAEAIWGMIGRRAADGRRALVRRSRKDTDAASSAASAVSAVSAASSAEEGPRWIRTAFVAAACLVLLAPVTVGAVWSYQAHRGSNPQVMALHPTAQQVPLIAEQFQSSGTAGRVLKLTSTSEGLQATIWRGPGTQVSDVLPGAVNAEARSRAAGALADPRLRPEAGQRTDLSTAASDGDLTLEDPADAELAQIVTRATAGQDKEVADALAAHGIAVVLLTDKDGDAVTAEARVGLTSTPGLEQLAQTSSGNSWRVTSSAHPDSARLSLIDAGGEVTPVASTGTGSGTRTRVPAGSGARTLVMVERADAGWSATLNGRRLEPTTVPAEDGSWKQGFAVGAEGGELIVTHTRRSTAAATYTIWTVWALTLVAALPLRRGKEMAS; from the coding sequence ATGACCCGCACCGGCTCCGCACAGGGAGCCAGTCGGGTAGGAGCCCTGGCCGTCGTCGTGTCGGCCGGGGCGAGCCCGTTTCTGGCGCAGACACTGACCGCGATCGCCTCCCAGACCTGCGCGCCCGACGTCGTCCTCGTCGTCGATGTCGCCTCGCGAGCCAACGGCCTGGGGGACGGGACTCCGATCGAGGAGCTCGTTGAGAGCTCAGGGCTCGACACCGTCACCGCAGTGCGCGTCGTGAGAGTCAAGGAGGCCAAGAGCTTCGGGGACGCAGTCGCCCGGGGACTGGCCGCCTACGCCGAGCTCGTTGCCGCCGGCAACCGTCGGCGCCGCAGCGCAGGTGCGGTTGACGGCGCGGATGACTCGGGCGCCGACGCCGCCTCAAGCGGGTCGCGCACCTCTGTGCGCGACCTCCTGCTGACCGGTTCCGGCCCCATCACCGGCCCCACCGGAGCGCTCTCCCCGATCACCTCCTACGAGCAGCAGCTGGTGGCCCCTACCGAAGCGGCCCCGGATGCGTCGGAGCACCAGGTGTGGTTCTGGCTCCTCCATGACGACTCCGCGCCCGCGCCGGACTGCCTCGAGCAGCTGCTCACCGCTGCGACCAACGCCCGCTCCGTGGGAATCGTGGGCCCCAAGCAGGTGGGGTGGGACAACCCCGAGCTGCTCCTGGAGGTCGGGCTGCGCGCCACGGCCTCGGCCCGGCGCGCCAACGACATCGTCCCCGGTGAGGTCGACCAGGGCCAGCACGACGACCGCAGCGACGTTCTGGCCGTGGGAACGGCAGGCGCCCTCATCGACCGCTCCGTATGGGAGGAGATCGGCGGCATCGCCCCGTGGCTCGGCCCCTTCGGCGACGGCCTGGAGCTCTCCCGCGCCGCGCGCCTGGCCGGATACCGGGTCGTCGTCGAGCCCACCGCCGTCATCCGCCACCGCCGGGCCTCCTACCAGGGACTGCGCCGGCCCGCCCACGTCTCCCACTCCTCGCGCCCCGAGGCCCGCACCGACGCCGAGGCCATTGAGGTCCGGCTCCCCGAGCCCGACCCGGAGCGGTCCTTCCGCGCCCGCCGCAGCGCCCAGCTCACCAACTGGGCGGCCTTCTCGTCGCGACCGATCGGCCTGCTGCTGCCCTGGTTCGTCATCCTCGGGGCGATGCGAGCCGTGTGGCGGCTCGCCTCCAAGGCGCCGGCGCTCGCCCGCGACGAGCTCGGCGCCGCTCTGGCCGTAGCCGGCCGCGGCCGACGGATCAAGGCGGCCAGACGCCGGCTCGCCCGGCACACCAAGGTGCCCGCCTCCGCGCTGGGGCGCCTCTACGCGACCCCGGCGGAGATCCGGGGCGTACGCCGCGACCGCACCCGCCAGGAGCGCGAGCGGCGTGCCCGCGCGGCAGCCCCCAGCGAGCTCGAGCTGCGTGAGCTCGCCGCCCTGGCCCGCAGCCGACGTCGGACCCTGGGCGCCCTCATGGTGCTGGTTCTGGCGCTGAGCACCTACGGCCTGTCCCGGCTGCTGCTCACCCGCTCGGTCAGCGGCGGGGCACTGCCCCTGTTCAGCGGCGGCTGGCGACAGATGTGGGACACCGCCTGGGCCACCTGGATCTCCACCGCCGACGGCTACCCCGGGGGCATCACCCCGCTGCTGGCCATCCTGGCCGGTCCGGCCGTACTGGGCCGGCTCGTCGGACTGGGGACCGGCTCCCTCATCAGCGGCCTGGTGTTCCTGGCCGTGCCGCTCGCCGCCCTGGGGGCCTGGTTCGCCGCCGGCACCATGACCCGGAAGGTGGCTCTGCGGGCCTGGGCCGCACTCGTGTGGGCCCTGGCCCCCAGCCTCCTGCTCGCCCTGGGGCAGGGGCGCCTCGGTGCCCTCCTGGTCCACCTCGTCCTTCCCTGGGCGCTGCTGGCCCTGACCCGCGCCGTGGGCGCCGACCGGCGTGACCTCGTCCTGTCCGGGCTCGTGGGGGCCCACCTGCTCACTGATGAGGAGCGGGCCGAGCTCGACCGCTTCTCCACCGAGAGGGTCACCGACCTGGCCCACCTCGACGAGGAGGCACAGGCCGCGGCGAGCCCCGAGGACAGCGCCGACGATGAGACCGAGCACTCCGGGGAGGCCGGGGACGGAGAGGACAGCGCTGGCGACGGCGAGAACCGCAAGAGCGGGGAGAAGGCCGAGGACACCGATGCCATGGCAGCTACCTCCACTGCCTCCGCTACCTCGGCGGTCCAGGACGGTCCCGGTGGCGACCGCGGTGAGGATGACGAGGAGACCGGTCGGGCGGCGTCGGCCCTGGCCACGGCCCGAGAGGTCCTTGAGTCCCTCAACGCCCCCGACCCGGCCGCTCCCGAGGCCCAGGTCGATCTGCCCCAGACCGAGAAGTACGGCTACGGGTCGGCCACGGCGGCTGCCGTCGCCGGCCTGCTGCTGAGCGTCGTCGTCGCGGCCGTCCCGGCCACCGCGGCAGTACTGACCGTCATCATCCTGCTGCTGTCCGTCACGACGCGACGCGGGTTCAAGCTCGTCCTCACCCTGGTCCCCATGCTGGTCACCGCCGCCCCGGCCTGGTGGGGCGCCTGGCGGCTGGGGGAGCGGGACGGCTGGGCCGAGGGCGTCCGCCTGCTGCTGACCGACATCGGTCTGCCCGTCTCCGTGCCGACGCCGAGCAGCCTCGACCTGCTGGCCGGCTCACCGGTGGCCATGGACGCCATCGTCCCATCCGGCGCCCTGAGCGTCCTGGTTCGGGGGCTGCTCCTGCTCGTCCCGGTCCTGGGCGTCGTCGGCCTGTTCGTCTCCCGGCGCGTCCGGGTCGCCCGCACCGGGATCCTCCTGGCCCTGGGGGGCCTGGTCCTGGCCGGTATCTCGGTGCGCACGTCCACCGGTCTGGGAAGCGACGTCACCGGGTCCGGTCTGGCCCCTGTCAACGGTTGGGCCGGGGCCGGAGCGTCCCTGGCGCTCAGCGGATTCCTCGCCGCGGCCCTGCCCGCCGCCGAGGCCATCTGGGGCATGATCGGACGGCGCGCCGCCGATGGTCGCAGGGCCCTGGTGCGCAGGAGCCGGAAGGACACCGATGCGGCGTCGTCCGCTGCGTCTGCAGTGTCTGCGGTGTCTGCCGCGTCCTCGGCGGAAGAGGGGCCGCGCTGGATCAGGACGGCCTTCGTGGCCGCCGCCTGCCTCGTCCTGCTCGCCCCGGTGACGGTCGGCGCCGTCTGGTCCTACCAGGCCCACCGCGGCAGCAACCCGCAGGTCATGGCGCTGCACCCCACCGCCCAGCAGGTCCCCCTCATCGCCGAGCAGTTCCAGAGCTCGGGGACGGCCGGCCGGGTCCTCAAGCTCACCTCCACCTCCGAGGGGCTTCAGGCCACCATCTGGCGCGGGCCCGGAACCCAGGTCAGCGACGTCCTTCCCGGAGCGGTCAATGCCGAGGCGCGCAGCCGCGCCGCAGGCGCCCTGGCCGATCCCCGGCTGAGGCCCGAGGCCGGACAGAGGACGGATCTCAGCACCGCGGCCTCGGACGGGGACCTGACCCTGGAGGACCCGGCCGACGCCGAGCTCGCCCAGATCGTTACCCGCGCCACCGCCGGACAGGACAAGGAGGTCGCCGACGCCCTCGCGGCCCACGGCATCGCCGTCGTCCTGCTCACCGACAAGGACGGCGACGCCGTCACCGCCGAGGCCCGCGTGGGCCTGACCTCCACTCCCGGTCTGGAGCAGCTCGCCCAGACCTCCTCGGGCAACTCCTGGCGCGTCACCTCCTCGGCGCACCCCGACTCAGCCCGTCTGAGCCTCATCGACGCGGGCGGAGAAGTCACCCCGGTCGCCTCCACCGGCACCGGTTCCGGGACCCGCACCCGGGTCCCCGCGGGATCGGGCGCCCGCACCCTCGTCATGGTGGAGCGGGCCGACGCCGGCTGGAGCGCCACTCTCAATGGCCGGCGCCTTGAGCCCACCACGGTCCCTGCTGAGGACGGCAGCTGGAAACAGGGCTTCGCCGTCGGCGCTGAGGGCGGAGAGCTGATCGTCACCCACACCCGCCGGTCCACCGCCGCCGCGACCTACACGATCTGGACCGTCTGGGCCCTGACCCTGGTGGCGGCGCTGCCCCTGCGACGCGGAAAGGAAATGGCCTCATGA
- a CDS encoding stage II sporulation protein M — MDLDAFAAAHRDQWERLDVLVGRRHLSGAETDELVSLYRTCARHLSRVRSAAPDPQLVAELSSRVATARGRLTGTREVRTHSMRRFVLQAVPAALYRIRWWTCGVMVVEIALALVVGVWTLHSPEAMAALGSPEELDRYAHEAFESYYSTYSASEFAAQVWTNNARIAAICVAGGITGVLPLYMLYANAVVLGRAGAVMADHDALGVFLSLISPHGLLELTCIFVAGAAGLKLFWTMLVPGPRSRFAALATEGRALITVAVGLTGALAVAGLIEAFVTPAPIPWAVKIIIGAGALALLWAYTLILGRSAVAAGATGDLEDNEAGYVQPEAG, encoded by the coding sequence GTGGATCTTGATGCCTTCGCTGCTGCGCACCGTGATCAGTGGGAACGCCTCGACGTGCTCGTAGGGCGTCGCCACCTCAGCGGCGCTGAGACCGACGAGCTCGTGTCCCTCTACCGCACCTGTGCCCGCCACCTGTCGCGGGTGCGTTCGGCGGCACCGGATCCGCAGCTGGTCGCCGAGCTCTCCTCCCGGGTGGCGACGGCTCGCGGCCGCCTGACCGGGACCCGGGAGGTCAGGACCCACTCGATGCGCCGGTTCGTGCTTCAGGCCGTGCCGGCGGCCCTCTACCGGATCCGCTGGTGGACCTGCGGGGTCATGGTCGTCGAGATCGCCCTGGCGCTGGTGGTGGGGGTGTGGACCCTGCACAGCCCGGAGGCCATGGCCGCCCTGGGAAGCCCCGAGGAGCTGGACCGCTACGCCCACGAGGCCTTCGAGTCCTACTACTCCACCTACTCCGCCTCCGAGTTCGCCGCCCAGGTGTGGACCAACAACGCCCGTATCGCGGCGATCTGCGTGGCCGGCGGAATCACCGGGGTCCTGCCGCTCTACATGCTCTACGCCAACGCCGTCGTTCTGGGACGGGCCGGGGCGGTCATGGCCGACCACGACGCGCTCGGGGTGTTCCTCTCCCTCATCTCGCCTCACGGGCTGCTGGAGCTGACCTGCATCTTCGTCGCGGGCGCCGCCGGCCTCAAGCTGTTCTGGACCATGCTGGTCCCCGGCCCTCGCAGCCGCTTTGCGGCCCTGGCCACGGAAGGGCGAGCCCTCATCACGGTGGCCGTGGGCCTGACCGGCGCCCTGGCCGTCGCCGGCCTCATCGAGGCCTTCGTGACCCCGGCCCCCATTCCCTGGGCGGTCAAGATCATCATCGGAGCCGGCGCGCTGGCGCTGTTGTGGGCGTACACGCTCATCCTGGGGCGCTCCGCCGTCGCCGCAGGAGCCACGGGAGACCTTGAGGATAACGAGGCCGGATACGTCCAGCCCGAGGCCGGCTGA
- a CDS encoding TIGR03089 family protein yields the protein MHDPLLSLLPGPHDADRPWLNCYRTDERVELTGHVLSMWSAKIAGLITAESAPADGVHVGLPPHWRTVAWACGAWLAGRTVLLGSSEEIEAAGLTPELSVAFTPEDLCDEAEVQVLVPPASLALRWPGELPALVLDGAADLMSYPDRFTPVSADADLPCLTDLAADLTTGLATNLAADAAHGGAPQGSRPATLTRAGLAARVEAAGAAGTRESVGSRAALVRCSRTAQALEEVLTAWRTGRTAVVVTPEAGDDVAAAAIRQEGITEGATGEPAD from the coding sequence ATGCACGACCCCCTGCTCTCACTACTTCCGGGCCCTCATGATGCCGACAGACCGTGGCTGAACTGTTACAGAACCGACGAGCGAGTCGAGTTGACCGGACACGTTCTGTCCATGTGGTCGGCCAAGATTGCGGGATTGATCACAGCGGAGTCCGCACCTGCTGACGGAGTTCATGTGGGGCTCCCGCCGCACTGGCGGACGGTGGCATGGGCCTGCGGGGCGTGGCTGGCGGGGCGGACCGTGCTCCTGGGCAGCAGCGAGGAGATCGAGGCCGCCGGCCTCACCCCCGAGCTGAGCGTGGCCTTCACGCCGGAGGACCTGTGCGACGAGGCAGAGGTGCAGGTGCTGGTGCCTCCCGCCTCCCTGGCGCTGCGCTGGCCGGGCGAGCTCCCCGCCCTGGTGCTCGACGGCGCCGCAGACCTCATGTCCTACCCGGACCGCTTCACGCCGGTCAGCGCCGACGCCGACCTGCCCTGCCTCACCGATCTCGCCGCTGACCTCACCACTGGCCTCGCCACCAACCTCGCCGCGGACGCCGCTCACGGCGGTGCGCCGCAAGGCTCACGGCCCGCCACGCTGACGCGTGCCGGGCTGGCCGCCCGGGTCGAGGCCGCCGGGGCGGCAGGCACGAGGGAGTCGGTGGGCTCGCGCGCCGCTCTGGTCCGCTGCTCCCGGACCGCTCAGGCGCTTGAGGAGGTGCTGACCGCCTGGCGCACCGGCCGCACGGCGGTGGTCGTGACGCCGGAGGCGGGCGACGACGTCGCCGCCGCCGCGATCCGCCAGGAGGGCATCACTGAGGGTGCCACCGGGGAGCCGGCCGACTGA
- a CDS encoding Trm112 family protein translates to MSHDEHGAGPRAQQSVLSPALRSSLRCPLSGQELIDGVDDAGQPALISPSVGLAYPVRDGVPILLVHEALRAPGPGPEAQD, encoded by the coding sequence ATGAGCCATGACGAGCATGGTGCCGGGCCCCGGGCGCAGCAGTCGGTGCTCTCCCCGGCGCTGCGATCCTCCTTGCGCTGCCCGCTGAGCGGGCAGGAGCTCATCGACGGCGTCGACGACGCCGGCCAGCCGGCGCTCATCTCCCCGAGTGTGGGTCTGGCCTACCCGGTGCGCGACGGCGTCCCGATCCTCCTGGTCCACGAGGCGCTGCGCGCTCCCGGACCCGGTCCTGAAGCGCAGGACTGA
- a CDS encoding metallopeptidase family protein, with product MTDLFPFSPGPIPPRSATAPARRPARRRDRHGRGLRGPLLPPNLPAWRTRAERFDELVVDSAQDLARRWPSVDQIQFAVEEVPPSDPAPWERSVVLGRGFTAEPRAGLPARVVIYRRPVASRATDEADLADLVRRVVVEQVALMLGRRPEEIDPDSGR from the coding sequence GTGACCGACCTGTTCCCCTTCTCACCCGGGCCGATTCCGCCGCGATCCGCCACTGCGCCGGCGCGGCGTCCGGCCAGACGTCGTGATCGTCACGGCCGGGGCCTGCGCGGTCCGCTCCTGCCGCCGAACCTGCCGGCCTGGCGGACCCGGGCCGAGCGCTTCGACGAGCTTGTCGTGGACTCGGCCCAGGACCTGGCCCGGCGCTGGCCGTCCGTGGACCAGATCCAGTTCGCCGTCGAGGAGGTGCCCCCCTCGGACCCGGCGCCCTGGGAACGCTCGGTGGTGCTGGGGCGCGGTTTCACCGCGGAGCCGCGCGCGGGGCTGCCGGCGAGGGTCGTCATCTACCGGCGGCCGGTGGCCTCCCGCGCCACGGACGAGGCGGACCTGGCGGACCTGGTGCGCCGCGTCGTCGTCGAGCAGGTGGCCCTCATGCTGGGACGCCGTCCCGAGGAGATCGACCCGGACTCGGGTCGGTGA
- a CDS encoding RDD family protein, with protein MVTESSTSSERMIERELMVTGEAVALEVIPATVVNRIMSGIIDYSAYLLGGFLSMVAAQLLIIGTDPEAALGENAAFMNAVLALVALAWAVVIPLLIELLSGGRSLGRMVTGTRVVRDDGGTVRLRHCLVRTLLAVVEIWFTWAVPALCSSVVSKRGKRFGDMLAGTYVVRDRNRSTATPPLLMPPELAGWAAGTDLRALPGQLSLTARTFLQRASVLTPGSRSRLGLELASQVEGYVSPPPPAGTHPERLLAAVLCERRNRELVLESRDRHLEEEVLKDMARPPYEVGREARRR; from the coding sequence ATGGTGACCGAGTCGTCCACATCCTCCGAGCGGATGATCGAGCGCGAGCTCATGGTCACCGGGGAGGCCGTCGCCCTGGAGGTCATCCCGGCGACGGTCGTCAACCGCATCATGTCGGGGATCATCGACTACTCCGCGTACCTGCTGGGCGGGTTCCTGTCCATGGTCGCGGCGCAGCTCCTGATCATCGGCACAGACCCTGAGGCGGCACTGGGCGAGAACGCCGCTTTCATGAATGCGGTCCTCGCCCTGGTCGCCCTGGCCTGGGCGGTTGTCATCCCGCTGCTCATCGAGCTCCTCAGCGGGGGGCGGAGCCTGGGGCGCATGGTGACCGGCACCCGAGTGGTGCGCGACGACGGCGGCACCGTCAGGCTGCGCCACTGCCTGGTACGGACGCTGCTCGCCGTCGTCGAGATCTGGTTTACCTGGGCCGTTCCGGCCCTGTGCTCCAGCGTCGTCTCCAAGCGGGGCAAGCGGTTCGGGGACATGCTGGCCGGTACCTACGTGGTGCGTGACCGGAATCGCTCCACCGCGACCCCGCCCCTGCTCATGCCCCCTGAGCTGGCCGGCTGGGCGGCGGGTACGGACCTGCGCGCTCTGCCGGGTCAGCTGAGCCTGACGGCACGGACCTTCCTGCAGCGAGCCTCAGTCCTGACTCCCGGCTCGCGCTCGCGGCTGGGACTGGAGCTGGCCTCCCAGGTCGAGGGATACGTCTCTCCCCCGCCTCCCGCGGGCACGCACCCCGAACGGCTCCTCGCCGCGGTGCTCTGCGAGCGGCGCAATCGCGAGCTGGTGCTGGAGAGCCGCGACCGGCACCTGGAGGAGGAGGTCCTCAAGGACATGGCGCGTCCTCCCTACGAGGTCGGCCGAGAGGCCCGACGGCGCTGA
- a CDS encoding WhiB family transcriptional regulator — protein sequence MWNILGDGPLKQPEEPDAEVLSLLFGGGDDVDEGPLAWQERALCAQTDPEAFFPEKGGSTREAKRVCATCEVREECLEYALANDERFGIWGGMSERERRKLKRRAV from the coding sequence ATGTGGAACATCCTCGGCGACGGCCCACTGAAGCAGCCGGAGGAGCCTGACGCAGAGGTGCTCTCGCTCCTCTTCGGCGGTGGCGACGACGTCGATGAAGGACCCCTGGCGTGGCAGGAGCGAGCGCTGTGCGCTCAGACGGACCCAGAGGCGTTCTTCCCTGAGAAGGGTGGTTCCACACGTGAGGCCAAGCGAGTCTGCGCGACTTGCGAGGTTCGTGAGGAGTGCCTCGAGTACGCCCTCGCCAACGACGAGCGCTTCGGTATCTGGGGCGGCATGTCGGAGCGCGAACGGCGCAAGCTCAAGCGTCGCGCAGTATGA